The following nucleotide sequence is from Erinaceus europaeus unplaced genomic scaffold, mEriEur2.1 scaffold_979, whole genome shotgun sequence.
CATCCAGGAATGAGATTAATATAACTCattaatatacatattttaaatatatagtatatattatatagtatGATATAATATAGTGAtataatgtatattatatatctatattatataataggttataaatatttttaaaatatatacatactttaaaaatattttacttacctATTatagcatagagacagagatcaatCAAGAGggcacagggagacagggagaaagacagacacatagagcactgattcatcacttgtgaagcttcccaactgtaggtggggactcagggcttgaacctgggtccttgcaccctgtaatgtgtgcactcatccagatgtgccactgcccagccccaatacataaataaatcttaaggaaCAAAAGTTGGAGGAGTTCCCACTGTCTTCTTTACAGATGTCCAGCTGTCATCCATTTATAGTTATGACCACAGTAACTTCAGTGAAAAAGGACACGATGTTGGGAATACGTGATTCACTGTGCCTGTTAAAGGCAATAAACAAAGAGGAGGGTGGGGGCATGTGGGTGCAATTAGCAGAGGTCACTTTAGCATTAGCATAAGATGTAAGTGACAACACAAGCCAAAAAGACCCTGTGAGCACGAGATCTGGAGGCTATTTAGGCCATGTGTGGAACCTGCTCTCTTGGGAAACTGGTCTCTTAGGGAATGAGTGCACTTGGCAAGCGGATTAAGGGCTTATGACAGACGCTGACTCACTCACACTGTGTGGCTTACTGTtaggtttttttctctttcacccaTTCTCAGTGTAATGTAGTTTTATTTATCCATCCTAAGGTCTGAATGTTGAACATCAAGACACATTGCTTCCAGGAACCTAATAaaactgcttctctttctttctttctttctttctttttttttctttactagaaaTGAACCActgcattcttttatttattactggatagagacagagagaaattgagagggggagatagcgatggagagagacagaatgacacatgcaactctacttcaccactcgtgaagctgtccctctgcagatggggaccaggggcttgaactcaggttcatgcactctatagtgtgtgcacttaaccaggtgtgccaccacctaacctcGCTACCACTGCATTCTTTTATATTATAGTAGTTCTAAGTTTCCCAGGACAGATCCCTAGAGAAGAGAGCACTAGTGCACACAGTGACCTAtgactctcccccacccacagggggtggggaggcagcatGTGGGGCGGGGTCACTTGTTTAGTGCTCCAGTGAGGAAGAGCACAACAGTCATTGTAGCTGAGCCCACTCCAAGGAGCAAGACCTTTTTCCTGAAGTGTCATTGCACTCAGCAATGCTGATGCCATGtctcaggacacacacacacacacacacacacacacacacacacacacacacacacacacacacacactcaggcagCTCTCAGGCCCAGTCCAGGGCGAGAATTTCTCCAGGTAAGTGAAGTGAAAAGTATAGATTGCTGATAGGAAAATGACACCCCACCCCCGGCACCCAGTGAAGCCCCAGGTGGCAGTAGATGGCAGCaaggggccagggagatggctgTGGCGACACTTACTTGGGACCACGAAGTCGATCTCTTCTGACATGGCGACGCCCAGGCTGTTGGACGCAAAGCAGCGGTACTTGCCCTGGAAGTGGGCGATGTGGCCCTCATTTGGGATCTTGAATGTTCCAGAGCCATTGGATGCAATGATCTGAGGGTCAGAGAGCTCAAAAGACTGGTCATCCTTTGTCCATGTAAATCTGTAAGGGAGAACTCAGTTCCAGGATCCTGAGGCAGCATCACACACATCTTCATTTGAAAGGATCAGTGGCACAGTAACAAGACACGTTATGGTAACAGACAGGTGTGCACAGACAGTGGAATAGCATGGACCATGAAAAAGGTCTcaggaaaaactgagaaatattacaagcTGCTTTAGACTGAGTGCTCATGTCCTTTCCAGATTCCTAAGAGCTACAAACCAACCAATATGAGGCCAGGAATGCTGCCTCTCATGAAACAGAATaaaggactcttttttttttcacctgcttGTTCACCTATATAgtgaaaaaaacccaaaactgatGAATAACAGTGACAAGTTCTATCCTAGGCATTAGCAGATGACACCTTATTTCTTGAGTGAGGGGGCTGGAGGGAAAAATTCAGTGGTAGGACACCTGTCTAGCTATGTGTATTACGACCTAGTTCAAATCCAGACACTACACAAAAGGTATACAGGATTGAGGGAAGCTCTGATGGTCtagcatctctccatctctctctctctctctcattctctctctgtatgtgtgtgtgtctttctttgtctctctatgaGTGAAAATGCAGAGCAGGAGAAGTGAAATACACATGCATGAGGTATTAGctccaagaaagaaagagggaaggaaggaaggaaagaaagaaaagaaaaaagaaggagggaaggaaggaaggaagaaagaaagaaaggggaaggaaagaaggaaggaaggaaggaagaaagaaagaaagaaagaaagaaagaaagaaagaaagaaagaaagaagtgaaggaaggaaagtaggaaggtaGACATGAAGGAAGGATAAATAATTTCACCTGGCTGAAGAACATAGATGAGACACCCTAATTTTGTTCGTGTGAACCTAGCTTTCACCTTGGAAGGGCCCACCTTCAATAGTGTGGCAATGACAGCAAATCGCTTATGACAGTGAGAGTCAGGAGAAGCACACAGGGCTGCTGCACGTGAGTGATGGCTTGAAGGAATACTCACTTTGGTTGGGGATTTCCTTTGGCTTCACACTCAATTAGGAAGTATTCATCGAAAGGAAAGGCCACTTGCACTCTGGACTGTTTGGTGATGGTTGGAACCTGTGGAACTAAACAGCAAAGTAGGTGTTGAAAAGCTCGCTCATGCAACACTGTGAGCGCCTGTAAGACAGTTCCCCCAGCAAGGGGCTTCCATGGTCACGTGTGCAACCCAGGTCCCCACTGTTCCTGAGGAAGCTCTGCTGCTGTGGGTCTTGCCCTCTtccctctttgtctgtctgtctgtctctgtttgtcTGCCTCTGTCTGAAAAACCTAGCAGTTTCAGTGAAGTCCAggcaataatacaacaacaaaaataaacacgtAAACATGCTTGCCAAGAAGTCCCCTTCACCACTGTCATATATGTTCTTGTTATTTAAGTCAGAGTAATGTGacaatttactttattattttttttgtaatgtgACAATCTTAATGCATAAGGTAAATTGCCTTATGTtactaaatatctttttaaattattggcattgagtatatgtttatttatttttttcatctttatttatttattggatagagacagccagatattaagaggaagggggtgatagagaagggagacagacacct
It contains:
- the LOC132536383 gene encoding neural cell adhesion molecule L1-like protein; amino-acid sequence: MMARLWGGNGLISALLFLLELSAATEIPLSVPQVPTITKQSRVQVAFPFDEYFLIECEAKGNPQPKFTWTKDDQSFELSDPQIIASNGSGTFKIPNEGHIAHFQGKYRCFASNSLGVAMSEEIDFVVPSCPTTSANMLSFTCHH